The Arachis hypogaea cultivar Tifrunner chromosome 14, arahy.Tifrunner.gnm2.J5K5, whole genome shotgun sequence DNA window CAGGGTAATCATGATGATGAAGCCTCCTAGAGTAGGAATAGTAAAGCTTCCTCTGACAACCATTATCATCATTCTATGTGTTCTTGTCTTCATGGCTCTGTTGTATGCTGAGAAATTCAGTTCCTTTTCATCAATCTCAATTCTCAAGCTCAAGCCTTTTTGTCCAAGAAAGAACACCGAACCCAAATCTAGTAagtctattattcttcttatgaGTTTAGTCGACTCAAGTTGGGAGATAACTTTATCATTGCTAGTCCCTTTCTTTCTATATATGTATAACAACTATATTACTCGATCACTAAAAATCACCTGCGAATACAAAAtgcacattgaaaataaattaaataacatatgtatttatatataaatatatgataactGATTTTTATTTGTAGATAGCAATTTTGTTATGCGAAACAAGTGTCAGTCCgtcacagaaaaatacatatGTATAATACTACCATTTAGTCCCTTGttacaatttgaaattttgttttgaagtatatatgtacatatatttttctcaatttgcgtttttcttcttttttaatgtTTGATCccacactaaaataaaaattatacaaaaattttaattctatttacaTAAAATTTTTGCCTCCGTTATCCAATTTTTTAAGATCTGCTACTGTGATAAGCTGAATTGAACAAAACAAGAGTTAGTTCTGATTCTAACAATATATGATAGTAATTAATGAAATGTTTTTATCATATCATGATTATTTTAGCAGACGATAAAAGAGTAAAGGAGGAGGAGGTTGGAAAAGAGGTTGTGAATGCATCATGGGTTGATGACAGGTTTGATTTTGATGCTGGAGAATGCAATGTTGCAAATGGAAAATGGGTTTTCAACCATTCAATAAAGCCACTATATTCTGACATAAGCTGCCCCTATATAGAGAGGCAGTTTTCTTGtgtcaaaaatggaagaaatGATAATGATTACATGCACTGGGAATGGCAGCCGGAAGATTGCAACTTGCCAAGGTAAATTTCATGATCTTTGTTCCTgtatctctctttttctttttataacaatagattagtttaattttaatctaGTATAAAATGTTTTACAGAATCGTTCAATTACATCTGTtcttttagatgattatttatgtaattaatataAAGGGTACCACTCTCGGATAGATTGCAATAATTGTATACAGAATATATCGAGTGAGAACAAAAATGAATGGTCAAACATGTGGattccataatttttttaaaatattatataatttcacTACCAAACATGCCAACACTTGTATTTTATGtacatatttattttgtattgctctaatgtataaaaatataatttttgctgacgtaacattatataattaaatacatatgtaaaattgttttacaataataatacatttaaattaaattattttgttaatatataaattttgttaCCCTTATAAATTCTTTTCTGTGGGAAACTTTTTCTTAATATACGTAACCAAGAAATGGCTAACTTTTGTTGTAGATTCAATCCTGAGCTAGCTCTGAGAAAGCTTCAAGGAAAAAGGCTGATGTTTGTTGGGGATTCACTACAAAGAAACCAATGGGAATCTTTTGTTTGTTTGGTGGAATGGATCATACCTCAAGACCAGAAATCTATGGAAAGAAGAAATATTCACTCGGTCTTCAAAGCTATGGTATTGAAATATGTAACTCAAGCATTTCGGTTCCTTTAAACATAGGCTCTTCTTCTAGTTCTCAATCAACCATGTATATGAGATGtcacattaattataattacttAGAGATTTCCTTAAATATAACATATTAATCTTTGTATTAGATATATCAATGAATTAGTTAAGTAGTTAGATGTCACATTAGTTATAATTActaattattattagttattctCATAATTAAGTTGTAACTTATTTGttacctttctttcttcttcttttttttttttccttttttttgacaGCAATACAATGCTACTATAGAATTCTACTGGGCTCCATACATAGTAGAGTCCAACTCTGATGTTGATATCATaggagatccaaagaagaggataATAAAAGTGGATGCTATCATGGACAGAGCCAAAAATTGGACAGCAGTGGACATTCTTGTTTTCAATACCTATGTTTGGTGGATGAGCAGTGCTAAGATTAAATCACtgtaaattttctttctttccaagATACATAATCATCAAATTTTCTCTTCTCAAAGATTATATGAAGTGTAAAAAAAAATGGTTCTAACATGTAGTTTGTTAATTTTAAGGTGGGGTTCATTTGCAAATGGAGAAAAAGGGTATGAAGAATTGGACAACTCAATTGCTTACAAGTTAGCTTTGAAGACTTGGGCCAATTGGGTTGACTCAACTATCAATCCAAACAAAACCAAGGTCTTCTTCACAACAATGTCTCCTACACACTCAAGGTCTATTTCTTGTTCTTATCAAAACTACAATTTCATCTTTTACAATTACAAGTACCGAAGTACCTTAACTAATAATCCTATGAGTTGCACCTAGAAATTCGGTGAAAAGAGTTATGAAATATCCAAAGAACCTAACAATTAAAGTGTAATTTAGTTTGGGATTTCAGTAAAATATGTAATTATGTATTCGTTTTGGTTCAgacaaaaaatcaaaatactcGGTTTAAGTTTTAGTTTCTATCGTTAATTTgtcttcataaaatatttgatAGACAATTGATATGTGACCTATTAGTATTTGGCAAAGACTTAAATGCAATTATCTTCAtgtaaagttgataattgagaatcattagatgatttgatatatttgattaaattgtcATCTAATGTGTCAATTATCAACTTTGCATGAAGATAATTGCATGCAATTTTCCACCTTActatttaacaaaaacaaaaaaaggcaCCAATTTTTGGAGCTAAAAATTGGAACTAAAAgacttaaattatttttgttaatagaaGTGAAGATTGGGGCAACATGGAAGGTGTGAAATGTTTCAATGAGACAAAGCCTGTGAGGAAAAAGAATCACTGGGGAACTGGTTCTAACAAGGACATAATGAATGTAGTGTCCAGAGTGATGAAGAAAATGAAGGTTCCAGTGAGTGTTATAAACATAACACAGATCTCAGAATACAGAATTGATGGCCACTCTTCAGTTTACACTGAAACTGGAGGCAAATTGCTAACTGAGGAAGAAAGGGCCAATCCCCAAAATGCAGATTGCATACATTGGTGTTTGCCTGGAATACCAGACACATGGAATCAAATATTATTGGCAATGTTATAACAAATGTATAGTAAAAAGCTTCCATGCCATggcctttttttttattattctatggTGACATGCAGATGTCATGTATTTTGTGTATGTATATTCTTCTGCCGTTGCCAAATTGATTGATATAAAAATGGGTAAATCATGACTACCATAATGCAAATTCCATTAGCAGATTAAAAGAGCACCAAATTGTCAGGCATCAAAATATCAATTggaattattgatttttttttaatcaatattttcAAGTTCAAGTCTTTTGCATGAAATAATTAGtggttatttttatgaaaatatcttTATGTAAAGATGATATTATGAACTCTTAAATAGTTTGTAAtatatagctcaaatggcatagtctccatatactcaattaagaggttgcgggttcgagtctcatatctttggtaaaaaaataaaataaaatagtttgtAATATgatctttatataaaaatgtttttatgAAAATAACCACTAAAATAATTTGCATGAATACAAGATAAGTCTTTTGTAAAATTTCTAATGctctaatagaaaaataattgtGATTTTACCCCAAAAAATTGTCACTATTTTAGTGGCGAGAATGTCTATTTAGGAGTGTTCGCGGATCGAATCGAATCGGATATGATCAAAATCTCGATCTGATTTGCACTAAACTAATTTGATCGAATTGAATCTAATATCTGCATTTTTTTATGCTCAGATCCGATTTACGGATCGAATCGGATCAGATATCAGATATATcggcaaaataaaaatatattaaaaaaacttatttctataaaaaatgtcaacaaaatttcattttttacTCTAATAAATTCTTCTTTTTTCACTCTTTTAAAcatgtttacttttaaaatattaataaatcaattttttttaaataataaaaataaaataatacaacatatatgaataataattattaattgaaataaaatataaatacaacatatatatatatatatatatatatatatatatatatatatatatatatattacttatttATTATTTGGTTCGAATATGCAAATTAAATCCGTGGTTATAGATGTAATATCCACGATCCAATAcaattaaaatgtaaataaaattgaattttatcaTCTTACAAATCGAATTATATTTGCAAAAGTGTAAATTGTATTGAATGcgaatatataacataaatttatatatatgatgGGTAATGTTAGGTAATCAATAACTTTCTTGAACAATATAAATAACTATCAATTAAATCAAAACAcactatatttttaaattatctacctaaatcttaatattagaatagttATCTACATatctaataaaatgaacatttaatatatcaattatttatattatttaatatttttattgtctacttagtgtgtgtttggattacagtttgcaaactgaggtttgtataaaattgattttgtagaATTGATTTTGATCAAAAGTGAGTTAGtattaacgtgatttatgtttggtaattcttatttaaaatggattataataaactaaatattgtttggattacattattcaaaatcacttttagataaaaaattacaaaaaaggacatgaatttaaataattattttatgttcttataattttattttaaatatttaaataaattttaatattttttttagtactctcaatattttttagtattctaataggattaatagaattataatacaaagtaaaaaaaatattccatacaaaaaagaaataacaataacagtaaaagaactcatataaaaaaacagaaattttataaaaaataataatatacataagagagtattagaaaaaagtactataaaaaaaataaacatatgaaTAACGAAGGACATAATTAGTACATAGAACCTAAAGTTCAATCCAACGTGAAAAGGTGAACGGAAAAGCTAGAATTTTTAGCTTTTGGTAAACCTGGGTTGAAAGCAgaaatcacttctgcgtttaCAGCATAAAAATATTgccaaacataaagataaagCTTTCAAGAAACTCAAACGAGCTTCTCTTTTCTCCAACACAAATCCAAACACACCCTTATACTTTTTTATATATGATTCGGTTTAGGAACATGCTACGTGTATTATGACGGAGGAAGAAAAAAGTATATCTATATTGAAGAgattaaattaaacttttatagTTTTATATAAAACAAGAGAgataagaatgaaaagaaaaataaaccgaGGGCTTAGAAGTCATTGTCACTTAAGTTTTAAGATTTAACTTccgattattaaaaaaaaaaggaaagaattaCTTGTCTTATATGCGCCACCAATGGATGGAATGTATGTTTATTTCTGTAGTACTATTTAGTTTAactactaaaatttttaaaaataagattttagatttttattaaaataaaaaaatatgaaaaaaggtaaatataatttatttaaaaaaaaaaagaaaagtaaaaacaaTTCAAGGAAGTTTATGTAATTTCTCATTTATATAATTGTCGGGATCGGTCTTGTTGATCGGGAAAAATTGAAAACTTCCAGCATAATTCGAGAGATAATAAAATTGTTGGTAGTAAAAACTAGTGTTTAGACtaaaaaaaaaaccccaaaatcACTCAGTCCAATTTAAACGATAACCTATTCTTTTATCATTTGAGATATCTCTCTTCTTTAGACAATTGCCACTTTCCTTAGTTcgtattttgtgtattttatttttgctttacaAACtctcattcatagctttaaa harbors:
- the LOC112743668 gene encoding protein trichome birefringence-like 3 isoform X1, producing MMMKPPRVGIVKLPLTTIIIILCVLVFMALLYAEKFSSFSSISILKLKPFCPRKNTEPKSTDDKRVKEEEVGKEVVNASWVDDRFDFDAGECNVANGKWVFNHSIKPLYSDISCPYIERQFSCVKNGRNDNDYMHWEWQPEDCNLPRFNPELALRKLQGKRLMFVGDSLQRNQWESFVCLVEWIIPQDQKSMERRNIHSVFKAMQYNATIEFYWAPYIVESNSDVDIIGDPKKRIIKVDAIMDRAKNWTAVDILVFNTYVWWMSSAKIKSLWGSFANGEKGYEELDNSIAYKLALKTWANWVDSTINPNKTKVFFTTMSPTHSRSEDWGNMEGVKCFNETKPVRKKNHWGTGSNKDIMNVVSRVMKKMKVPVSVINITQISEYRIDGHSSVYTETGGKLLTEEERANPQNADCIHWCLPGIPDTWNQILLAML
- the LOC112743668 gene encoding protein trichome birefringence-like 3 isoform X2, with translation MMMKPPRVGIVKLPLTTIIIILCVLVFMALLYAEKFSSFSSISILKLKPFCPRKNTEPKSNDKRVKEEEVGKEVVNASWVDDRFDFDAGECNVANGKWVFNHSIKPLYSDISCPYIERQFSCVKNGRNDNDYMHWEWQPEDCNLPRFNPELALRKLQGKRLMFVGDSLQRNQWESFVCLVEWIIPQDQKSMERRNIHSVFKAMQYNATIEFYWAPYIVESNSDVDIIGDPKKRIIKVDAIMDRAKNWTAVDILVFNTYVWWMSSAKIKSLWGSFANGEKGYEELDNSIAYKLALKTWANWVDSTINPNKTKVFFTTMSPTHSRSEDWGNMEGVKCFNETKPVRKKNHWGTGSNKDIMNVVSRVMKKMKVPVSVINITQISEYRIDGHSSVYTETGGKLLTEEERANPQNADCIHWCLPGIPDTWNQILLAML